Below is a window of Dissulfuribacter thermophilus DNA.
GAAGCGCGAGTTCGTTTGGCAAAAAGCCAGCTCTCATAAAGCGCACAGAGAAAGGAGACGTTGTCACTACCTATGAGGATCTCTTTAAAAAAGTAAATCTCCTGGCCAGAGGTCTACTCAAACATGGCCTCAAACCTGGTGACAAGGTGGCAATTCTTGGGCCCAATTCTCCTGAGTGGGGAAAGGCATATCTTGCAACTGCTACGGTAGGCGGGATTTGTGTACCTCTGGATTCTCTGCTCACCCGAAATGAGATAAATCACCTGTTGGCAGATTCCAGGGTGAAAGTGGCTTTTGTAGCTACAAGATTCCTCGATTGGGTCATGGAAAGAGAGTCCAAGTTCCCTGGACCTGAAAAGATAGTGATCCTTGATTGGGAAAGAGGGGAGCCACCTTCTAGGACAGTGACCATAGACCAGCTCATGAGGGATGGGGAAAAGGGACCTACAATAGAGTCTCGCCCCGCCCTTGAAGACCTGTGCGCCATAATATACACTTCCGGCACTACTGGGCGCCCCAAAGGGGTAATGCTCACCCACAAAAACCTCATTTCAGACTGCGCTGCATGCTACCAGGCAGTAGATATAAGAGATGACCACTTCCTTAGCGTACTGCCAATGCATCACACATTTGAATGTACAGCTGGGTTCCTTCTGCCTATATATAGCGGCTGTACTGTGACGTATGCCCGGAGCCTAAAATCAAAATACATTATTGAGGATCTTAGGGCCTCAAAGGCTACTGTCATGCTAGGGGTGCCCCTTTTATTCCAAAAAATGCTTGAGGGCATTCATAGGGGCATTTCAAAGCAAACCCTTCTCAAACGAGGGGTGGTCCGAGCACTTATGAATGCAGTAAAGACAGGAGAGAAGGTCGGGGCAAAGAATCTTGGGACCACTCTATTTAAAGGGCTCAGAGAAAAGGCAGGACTTGGTCATCTCAGATTGCTTGTAGTTGGAGGTGCCCCTATTCGCCCACAGATTCCAAGGGATTTTAGGCGCCTTGGACTCAAGATGTTACAGGGCTATGGGCTAACAGAGGCAAGTCCTGTACTCACCCTCAATCCTGAACATGCGCCAAAGGATGACAGTATAGGAAAACCGCTCCCGGGGGTTGAGGTAAAGGTGATTGATCCCAATGAGGACGGCGTAGGAGAGCTCGCATTTAGAGGCCCAATGATCATGAAGGGCTACTATAAGAACGATAAGGCCACAAAACAGGTGCTTACAGAGGATGGATGGTTGCTTACAGGGGATTTGGGTTGGATAGATAAACAAGGCTATTGCTATATTTCAGGGAGGGGCAAGAACCTGATCGTTACTTCTGCAGGTAAGAATGTCTATCCAGAAGAATTGGAGTCCCGATTAGTGGAAAGTCCTTACATCCTTGAGGCCATGGTATATGGCAAACCCTTACCTACAGGAGGAGAAGAGGTTAGGGCCATAATAGTGCCTGATTATGAGACTATCGGACAACACTATAAGAAGGGGCTTGCAGAACAGGAAATTCGGCGTCTTCTTTCAAAAGACGTTAAGAGGGTTAACCAAAATCTTTCTTCTTATAAACGTATTAAGGGTTTCCTCATACGGGATGAAGAATTTCCAAAGACATCTACTAGAAAGATTAAGCGGCATTTAGTGCCTAAATCTTAGGCCTAAATCCTGCACGGCAAAAGGGGGCAAAAATGGTTTTTAAACAGTATGTCATCCAGTTGCTTGACAAAAAACATAGATTTAACCTTCACTGTTTTAGTGAGTACAGAATTCATTTGATTTTGCCCCCTTTTGCCGCCCTTCGGGATTGGCGATTTTGCCCAATCTTCTATGTTGCTCGGGGCTCGAATCTTGGGCAAACTCCCCAATTGCAGGATTTAGGTTAAACTATCATGACGACGGAATTCGTCACCCGCGTGGATGAAAATAGGTATAGTAAGAAGGTAGAAGGGAGAAGGTAGAAGCTTTTAAAAGTGTTGAGCACTTCAGAAGTGTTGAGTGTTGAGTTTTAAGTTTTGAGTTGAAGGAAGGAAATTTTGAACCTTTAACTTTTTTGATGTCTTCGCCTTTTGGCCTCTGACTTTTGTACATGCAGGGCTTGCTTCTTCCTTCTACCTTCTGCCTTCTACCTGTTATATTGGGCGCATTACCCAAGCAGGTATTTTCACGGGAAAAATTAAGAATCAGTGGATGTTAATATCAATAGGCATGATAGGTCAGCTCACATTGATTTCCGAGGTCTAAACGAGTCTCAACAGCGGGCGGTCTTCTTTGATGAGGCAAGGCCACTTGTGGTGATCGCTGGGCCTGGCACAGGGAAAACCAAGGTCCTCGCTCACAGAGTGGTATATTTGCTTTGCCAAAAGAATATCCCCCCCAAAACATTCTTGCCATAACCTTCACTAATTATGCTGCAAATGAGATGAAGGAACGTATCTTAAATCTTTTGAAGGAATTGCGCTGGAGCGAAGACCTCTCAGATAAACTGACAGTTACTACCTTTCATTCATGGGCATATAAGTTATTGAAGGAACTCGAAGGAGACAAGGCGCCAGGTGTTATTGACGAAGTAGATGCAAATGTGCTTTTTAAAGAGGCACTTAGGCTCTCAAATATTGATTTGAGAAAGGGAAGAGGGCTGTTTAAGGAAATCAGCAGGATTAGACAGGACTTTCCAGTCTTTGAACCGAGAAATAAAGATCTACGTACCGCCTATTTTTTTTACAAGGGACTTCTTTCAAGGTACGGAGTAGTAGATTTTGATGATTTGATGTTGAGGATTGCGGAACTCTTTAGGGATAAAGATGTCCTTCAACAGATAGGCAAGAGGTGGAGCTATATCCTTGTAGATGAATTTCAGGATGTAAATAGAGTACAATTTGAGCTTGTGAAGGCCCTTTCTACCAACCATGTGACTATAATAGGGGATCCAGATCAGTCAATTTATTCCTTTAGGGGGGCGGATTCTGGATCGATTAGGCGGTTTATTACTGAATTTCCAGATGCAGAGGTGATAACACTTGACATCGCATACAGGTGTCACCAGGAGATACTCGATAGTGGTTCAGCAGTACTTGGGCACTCAGAGTGCAAGGCACGGACTATACGTTCTAACAAAGGCAAGGGCCCGAAGATAGTGGTAAAGGGCTTTAAAAATCCAGATCAAGAGGCCAAGTGGATTGCAGAAACAGTAGAGTCCCTTACTGGGGCCATGAGTTTCGAGGCCATTAATTTTTCCAGATCTAACGTGCCAAATGACGAATACAGACTGCCTGAAATAGCTGTGCTTTTAAGGGTCCATAGTCTGAAAAATCCCATTGAAAAGGCCTTTTTGAGAAAGGGTATTCCATTTCGAGAGACAAAAGGGCGTTCGCCCATGGAAAACGATGATGTCCGTGCTGTGTCAAGACTGATGAGGATTGTCATGGATGAAAATGCGCAGTTTCATAAGAGCAGGCTCATCATGGAAAAGGGCCTAACAGAAAAAGACATCGAATCTTGTGTTAGTGCATGGAAAAAAGGTGATAAGCGTGAGGCCATAAGGCTTTTAGGTGCAGATCCGGAAAATATGCTTTTGAAGATTTTTTTGAAGGGTCTTGAATCAAATGATGTGGAGGAGATTGCCCTACAGTTTAAATCTGATGTAGATCTTCTGGGTATAGACCTTGAGTGTGTTAATCTTATGACAATGCACAGTGCCAAGGGCTTAGAGTTCCCGGTTGTATTTATTCCACGGTGTGAGGAAGATGTTGTGCCCTTGAAGGGTGGTGATGAAGACGAGGAGAGGCGTCTTTTTTATGTGGCTCTTACAAGGGCTGAGAAGATGGTATAT
It encodes the following:
- a CDS encoding AMP-dependent synthetase/ligase, producing MARSHKGIYTIPEVLERSASSFGKKPALIKRTEKGDVVTTYEDLFKKVNLLARGLLKHGLKPGDKVAILGPNSPEWGKAYLATATVGGICVPLDSLLTRNEINHLLADSRVKVAFVATRFLDWVMERESKFPGPEKIVILDWERGEPPSRTVTIDQLMRDGEKGPTIESRPALEDLCAIIYTSGTTGRPKGVMLTHKNLISDCAACYQAVDIRDDHFLSVLPMHHTFECTAGFLLPIYSGCTVTYARSLKSKYIIEDLRASKATVMLGVPLLFQKMLEGIHRGISKQTLLKRGVVRALMNAVKTGEKVGAKNLGTTLFKGLREKAGLGHLRLLVVGGAPIRPQIPRDFRRLGLKMLQGYGLTEASPVLTLNPEHAPKDDSIGKPLPGVEVKVIDPNEDGVGELAFRGPMIMKGYYKNDKATKQVLTEDGWLLTGDLGWIDKQGYCYISGRGKNLIVTSAGKNVYPEELESRLVESPYILEAMVYGKPLPTGGEEVRAIIVPDYETIGQHYKKGLAEQEIRRLLSKDVKRVNQNLSSYKRIKGFLIRDEEFPKTSTRKIKRHLVPKS